The Geomonas agri genome contains the following window.
TCTGGAAATCCTGGGGCGGTTGGACGCCCCCGCACTGCTCCACATCGTGCTGCCGGGGGGCGCGGAGCGGCTGGTGGCCCTGGTGGGTGTGGACAAGAACGAGGTCGAGGTCGTCCCGCCGGTCGCCGGTCACACCAAACTCACCCGCGCCGAATTGGTGCAGCTCTGGAGCGGCGGGACCACCGTCCTTTGGAAGGACTTCCACGGCATCGCCTCCCGTCCCAAGGGTGCGGAGAAGGCCGCCGCCACCAAGTCGCTGCAGGGGCTTCTCAAGCAGGTGGGATGCTACGACGGCCCCGTGGACGGCAAGCCGAGCGAGACCACCAAGACAGCGCTGGCTGAATTCCAGCGCCGGGAGCAGTTGACGGCGGACGGGAAGGTGGGGGCACAGACCCTCATGCTCCTGTATCGTCGGGCCGGTGGCTACTTCCCGCCGGGGCTGGCGCGGGTGCAGGGCGCGGACAGCAAACAGACGGGACGGATGTGACATGAGCCTGATACTTGATGCCTTGAGAAAGATGGAACAGGAGCGCAGGAGCAGGCGCGGCACCGGCCAGGACCTGCGCCCCGAGGTGCTGCGCTATCGCCTGGCGGCCCAGCCCAAGGAGCCGCGCCGCTATCCCGTGGCGGTTATCGCGGGTGTCGTGCTGCTTTTGGCCGGTGTCGGAGCCGGGTTCCTGTTGAAGGGGCAGGCACCGCAACCGGTGGCGCAAGCCCCTGCCTCCCTGGCCCCGGTCGCCGCGGTACCGGTGGCCCCGCCCGCACCCCCGACCCCCGTGGCGCCCCCGGTTGCCGCCGTCCTGGCCACGCCTACGGTTTCGGCACCCGTTCCGGCTGCTCCGCCCGCGGTCGCGCCGGTCGTTGCGGCTCAAGCTCCGGCCGCAGTTGCGCCGGTTGTGCAGCCCTCTCGCAAAGCCTCCCGCGCTGCCGTGCCCCAGTCCGTACCGTCCGACGCACCGCATGTGGCAGCCCAGGAACCTGCCGCCGTTGCAGGCAGCGCCCAGGACATCACCATCTCCGGTATCGCCTACCAGGATGAACGACGCATGAGGCGGGCGGTCCTCAACGGGATCCTTGTCGGCGAGGGTGCCGAAGTTGGCGGTGCGCGCGTGCTCGAGATCAAGGAAACCAAGGTCAAGCTGTCCCGCGGCGGCCGCGTCTTCGAGGTTCCCTTCTCCTCCGGCCTGCAGTCCCGGTAATCCTGACATGCACCGGCCTGAGCCCTGGTAGCGTTCGGCCCGCCATCCCTGTTCCCAATTTTCCTTAGCACCACCGGGAGCCTGATGAAAGATAGATCACCTGCTGAGCACCCGGTCGAAAGGATCGCCGGCTCGTTGGAGAGGGTTACCTTCCACAGCGAGGAGACGGGCTTTTGCGTGCTGCGGGTGAAGGTCGCCGGGCACCGCGACCTAGTGACGGTGACCGGGAGCGCCGCCACGGTGACGCCTGGCGAGTTCCTCGAATGCACCGGCTCCTGGCACAACGACCGCACCCACGGTATGCAGTTCAAGGCGGAGCACCTGAAGGTGGTGCCCCCGACCACGCTGGAGGGGATCGAAAAATATCTCGGGTCCGGCATGGTGCACGGCATCGGCCACCACTTTGCCAAGGTGCTGGTGCAGGCCTTCCGCGAGGAGGTCTTCGATGTCATCGAGAACCGCCCGGAGCGGCTTCTGGAACTCCCCGGCATCGGCCGCAAGCGCATGGAATCCGTCGCGAGCGCGTGGGTGGAGCAGAAGGCGATCCGCGAGATCATGGTCTTTTTGCAGAGTAACGGCCTGGGCACCGCGCGGGCGGTGCGCATCTACAAGTGCTACGGCAACGAGGCGATCTTCAAGGTCACCGAAAACCCGTACCGGCTCGCCCTCGACATCCAGGGGATCGGCTTCAAGACCGCCGATGCGCTGGCGGCCAACCTGGGCATCGCCCGCGACTCGCTGATCCGGGCCCAGGCCGGCGTCAGACACGTGCTGCAGGAGCTCTCCGGCAGCGGCCACTGCGCGGCCGCCCGGGCCGACCTGGTGCAGAGCGCCGCCTCCCTGTTGGACATCCCCTCAACCGTTATTGAAACCGCCATCGACGCCGAGATCGCGGAGCAGAACCTGGTTGCCGAACCCATCGGTGGTCGCCCATGCCTGTTCCTCACGCCGCTGCATCGCGCCGAGGTGGGCGTCGCCGCCAGCATTGCACGACTCGCCAACGGAGCCCCGCCCTGGGGCGGCGTCGTCGCCGAAGAAGCCATCCCCTGGGCCGAGAGCCACAACGGCATCACGCTTTCAGAATCCCAGCGCGATGCGATCCGGCTCGCCCTGAAGAACAAGGTTGTTGTGGTCACCGGCGGTCCCGGTGTCGGCAAAACCACTTTGGTGAACAGCATCCTCGCCATAATTCGCGCCCAGCACCTGAAGGTCACCCTGTGCGCCCCTACCGGCCGGGCCGCCAAGCGGTTAACCGAGTCGACCGGGATTGAGGCCAAGACCATTCACCGCCTGCTGGAGTTCGACCCGCAGAGCTTCGGCTTCAAGCGCGACCGGGACAACCCGCTCGCCACCGACCTCCTGGTCATGGACGAGGCCTCCATGGTGGACGTGGTGCTGATGCACAAGCTCCTCCCCGCCGTCCCGGACCACGCCGGACTGATTATCGTGGGGGATGTGGACCAGCTTCCCTCGGTCGGCCCCGGCTGCGTCCTCGCCGACATCATCGACTCCGGTGCCGTCGCCACCGTGCGCCTTACCGAGATCTTCCGCCAGGCCGCTGGCTCGAAGATCATCGTCAACGCGCACCGCATCAACCGCGGTGAGCTCCCGCTGCAGGACGAGGGGAAGGAACTGGCCGACTTCTACTTCATCCCCGCCGCCACCGCCGAGGATATCCACGGCAAGCTGCTCCAGGTGATCACGGAGCGCATCCCCAAGCGTTTCGGTTTCGACCCTGTGCGCGATATCCAGGTGCTCACCCCCATGAACCGGGGCGGGCTCGGCACCGCCTCGCTCAACGCCGAACTCCAGGGAGTGCTGAATGGCAAGGCGGAACCGCGGGTGACCCGCTTCGGCACCGGCTTCGCGCCGGGTGACAAGGTGATCCAGACGGTGAACAACTACGAGAAGGAAGTCTTCAATGGAGACATCGGCCGGATTGTGGAGGTGCGCCAGGAAGAGGGGACGGTCAGCGTTGATTTCGACGAGCGGCTGGTAGAATATCAGTTCGGCGAACTGGACGAGGTGAGCCTCGCCTACGCCACCAGCATCCACAAGAGCCAGGGCTCCGAGTACACCGCGGTCGTGATTCCGCTCTCCATGCAGCACTACACCATGCTGGAGCGCAACCTGATTTACACTGCGGTGACCCGTGGCAAGAAGCTGGTCGTAGTGATAGGCGAGGCCAAGGCGCTGGCCATGGCGGTGCGCACCAACAAATCCCAGCGCAGGATGACCGACCTCGCGCGCAGGATCAGCAGCGCGCCGGCGTGACGGACATGAACTTCGCAATCGAGGGGAGGACGTGATGAAGACCATCGGCATGATCGGGGGACTGGGACCTGAGTCCACCGTCGATTACTACCAGCGCATCATCGAGGCGTTCCGCGTGCCGGGGAGTCTCGCCGCCCCGGAGATGGTGATCTACAGCGTGAGCCTGCAGGAGGTTATGGATCTCGCCGCCAAGCGCGAGTGGAACCATCTCGTGTACCTTCTGGTGCAGAAGGTGCGGGCGCTGCACAAGGCGGGCGCCGACTTCGCCATCATCACCGCCAATACGCCGCACGTCGTCTTCGACGAGGTCCAGGCCAAGTCGCCCATCCCGCTGATCAGCATTGTCGCCGCCACCTGCGACAAGGCGAGGGAGTTGGGGGTAAAGAAGGTCGGCCTTCTGGGGACCAAGTTCACCATGGAAGAGAACTTCTTTGCGCCTCCTTTCGCGGCGGCCGGAATCTCAGTGGCGGTGCCTTCTGCCAGTGACCAGAACTACATCCACGAGAAGCTTATGACCGAGATCGAACTCGGCATCATCAAGGACGACACGAGAAAAGGGTTGATCGACATCATCGCGCGCCTGGTGGGTAACGAACAGGTGGAGGCCGTCATCCTCGGCTGCACCGAACTGCCACTGATACTCAAAGACGGCGACTTCGACATCACCTTTCTCAATACCACCGCGATCCATGTCGAAAGTGTGGTGAGCTATTGCAGGGCAGGGAGGACGTGGTAAAAGGAGCATGGCTGAATTGAGCATAGGGGGGAGTATGAAGAGACTGATGATCCTGGCGCTGGTGCTCGTTGCCTCGACCTCGTTCGCCGGAGAGAAGAAA
Protein-coding sequences here:
- a CDS encoding general secretion pathway protein GspB; the protein is MSLILDALRKMEQERRSRRGTGQDLRPEVLRYRLAAQPKEPRRYPVAVIAGVVLLLAGVGAGFLLKGQAPQPVAQAPASLAPVAAVPVAPPAPPTPVAPPVAAVLATPTVSAPVPAAPPAVAPVVAAQAPAAVAPVVQPSRKASRAAVPQSVPSDAPHVAAQEPAAVAGSAQDITISGIAYQDERRMRRAVLNGILVGEGAEVGGARVLEIKETKVKLSRGGRVFEVPFSSGLQSR
- the recD2 gene encoding SF1B family DNA helicase RecD2, yielding MKDRSPAEHPVERIAGSLERVTFHSEETGFCVLRVKVAGHRDLVTVTGSAATVTPGEFLECTGSWHNDRTHGMQFKAEHLKVVPPTTLEGIEKYLGSGMVHGIGHHFAKVLVQAFREEVFDVIENRPERLLELPGIGRKRMESVASAWVEQKAIREIMVFLQSNGLGTARAVRIYKCYGNEAIFKVTENPYRLALDIQGIGFKTADALAANLGIARDSLIRAQAGVRHVLQELSGSGHCAAARADLVQSAASLLDIPSTVIETAIDAEIAEQNLVAEPIGGRPCLFLTPLHRAEVGVAASIARLANGAPPWGGVVAEEAIPWAESHNGITLSESQRDAIRLALKNKVVVVTGGPGVGKTTLVNSILAIIRAQHLKVTLCAPTGRAAKRLTESTGIEAKTIHRLLEFDPQSFGFKRDRDNPLATDLLVMDEASMVDVVLMHKLLPAVPDHAGLIIVGDVDQLPSVGPGCVLADIIDSGAVATVRLTEIFRQAAGSKIIVNAHRINRGELPLQDEGKELADFYFIPAATAEDIHGKLLQVITERIPKRFGFDPVRDIQVLTPMNRGGLGTASLNAELQGVLNGKAEPRVTRFGTGFAPGDKVIQTVNNYEKEVFNGDIGRIVEVRQEEGTVSVDFDERLVEYQFGELDEVSLAYATSIHKSQGSEYTAVVIPLSMQHYTMLERNLIYTAVTRGKKLVVVIGEAKALAMAVRTNKSQRRMTDLARRISSAPA
- a CDS encoding aspartate/glutamate racemase family protein, which encodes MKTIGMIGGLGPESTVDYYQRIIEAFRVPGSLAAPEMVIYSVSLQEVMDLAAKREWNHLVYLLVQKVRALHKAGADFAIITANTPHVVFDEVQAKSPIPLISIVAATCDKARELGVKKVGLLGTKFTMEENFFAPPFAAAGISVAVPSASDQNYIHEKLMTEIELGIIKDDTRKGLIDIIARLVGNEQVEAVILGCTELPLILKDGDFDITFLNTTAIHVESVVSYCRAGRTW